One Phenylobacterium hankyongense DNA segment encodes these proteins:
- a CDS encoding TonB-dependent receptor, which translates to MTAQKRTQNLQDVPIVVTAVNAQQLQDAGVRDIKDLTVVTPGLTVTTTSSNAITSARIRGIGTVGDNVGLESSVGVVIDGVYRPRTGVAFGDLGDLERIEVLKGPQGTLFGKNTSAGVINILTKRPEFTFGANSEATVSNYNGFGAALSLTGPIVEDKVAGRLFLAGRSRDGYYDVPGVGTTNDMNFYTARGQLLFRPTEGLEVNVIADYTKRNEHCCGAVQIANAAGPTAVLNSIVPGAIANPPRAGDFVVYGTHDDLKLVTDKGVSVQADWKTDWLGGATLTSITAVRDWKQTGGTDTDATLVDVLYSPQVNMPNPPSVEFKQLSQEFRLAGDTGRLNWLVGAFFTDEKLTQHTRLVYGTQFEQYASGLFAGQLPLFTGRPANGSTFVAGQGQNDTYKQKERGSAIFTNNSYKITDQLELTVGARYTWEKKDLATVWNNTDGGIGCATALARAQAIGGPVPASGSLVRAGGLLGLGPYSLLCGTFQNPAFSALGQNAQHLDESKATGTVKLAYRFTPEVLAYASYARGYKAGGFNLDRIAQPTQTVAGQPAAPVLDTSFLPETVDSYEVGVKNTLFNRSLLANATVFYQEFQNFQLNTFNGLVFNVTSVPKVISQGVDADFVWFTPVEGLSAQGGVTYAETYFPTSSASVLGRAAPGAVPTGNQRLPGSRLSLAPLWSASLAATYERPISANLLARFAVNAKYVSSYNTGSNLDPVKNQSGFTLVNARVGIASADKKWQLELWGQNLFDKVYYQVAFDAVAQTGSYDAFMGMPRTYGVTLRYSY; encoded by the coding sequence GTGACCGCGCAGAAGCGCACCCAGAACCTGCAGGACGTCCCGATCGTCGTCACCGCGGTCAACGCCCAGCAACTGCAGGACGCCGGCGTCAGGGACATCAAGGACCTGACCGTCGTGACCCCCGGCCTGACGGTGACCACCACCAGCAGCAACGCCATCACCAGCGCCCGCATCCGCGGCATCGGCACCGTCGGCGACAACGTCGGCCTGGAATCCTCCGTCGGCGTGGTGATCGACGGCGTATACCGGCCCCGCACCGGCGTGGCCTTCGGCGACCTCGGCGATCTGGAGCGGATCGAGGTGCTCAAGGGCCCGCAAGGCACCCTGTTCGGCAAGAACACCTCGGCCGGCGTGATCAACATCCTCACCAAGCGGCCGGAGTTCACCTTCGGCGCGAACAGCGAGGCGACGGTCAGCAACTACAACGGCTTCGGGGCTGCGCTTTCGCTGACCGGTCCGATCGTGGAGGACAAGGTCGCCGGCCGGCTGTTCCTCGCCGGTCGCTCGCGGGACGGCTACTACGACGTGCCCGGTGTCGGCACGACCAACGACATGAACTTCTACACGGCCCGCGGCCAGTTGCTGTTCCGCCCGACGGAAGGCCTCGAGGTCAACGTCATCGCCGACTACACCAAGCGCAACGAGCATTGCTGCGGCGCGGTCCAGATCGCCAATGCGGCCGGCCCGACGGCGGTCCTCAACTCCATCGTCCCGGGCGCCATCGCCAATCCGCCGCGCGCCGGGGACTTCGTCGTCTACGGCACGCACGACGACCTGAAGCTCGTCACCGACAAGGGCGTCTCGGTCCAGGCCGACTGGAAGACCGACTGGCTCGGCGGGGCGACGCTCACCTCGATCACCGCCGTGCGCGACTGGAAGCAGACGGGCGGCACCGACACCGACGCGACGTTGGTGGACGTGCTCTACTCGCCGCAGGTCAACATGCCCAACCCGCCGTCGGTGGAGTTCAAGCAGCTCAGCCAGGAATTCCGCCTGGCCGGCGACACCGGGCGCCTGAACTGGCTGGTGGGCGCCTTCTTCACGGATGAGAAGCTCACCCAGCATACCCGCCTGGTCTACGGGACGCAGTTCGAGCAGTACGCCAGCGGACTGTTCGCCGGCCAGCTGCCGCTGTTCACCGGCCGTCCGGCCAACGGCTCGACCTTCGTGGCCGGCCAGGGGCAGAACGACACCTACAAGCAGAAGGAACGCGGCTCGGCGATCTTCACCAACAACAGCTACAAGATCACCGACCAGCTCGAACTGACCGTCGGGGCCCGGTACACCTGGGAGAAGAAGGACCTCGCGACGGTCTGGAACAACACCGACGGCGGCATCGGCTGCGCCACCGCGCTGGCGCGGGCCCAGGCGATCGGCGGCCCGGTGCCGGCCAGCGGATCGCTGGTGCGGGCCGGCGGCCTGCTGGGGCTCGGGCCCTACAGCCTGCTCTGCGGCACCTTCCAGAACCCGGCCTTCTCGGCGCTCGGCCAGAACGCGCAGCACCTGGACGAGAGCAAGGCCACCGGCACCGTGAAGCTCGCCTACCGGTTCACGCCGGAAGTGCTGGCCTATGCGTCCTATGCGCGGGGCTACAAGGCCGGCGGCTTCAACCTCGACCGGATCGCCCAGCCGACCCAGACGGTGGCCGGCCAGCCGGCCGCCCCGGTGCTGGACACCAGCTTCCTGCCGGAGACGGTCGATTCCTACGAAGTGGGCGTGAAGAACACCCTGTTCAATCGCTCGCTGCTGGCCAACGCCACCGTGTTCTACCAGGAGTTCCAGAACTTCCAGTTGAACACCTTCAACGGCCTGGTCTTCAACGTGACCTCGGTCCCGAAGGTGATCTCCCAGGGCGTGGACGCCGACTTCGTCTGGTTCACGCCGGTCGAGGGCCTGTCCGCCCAGGGCGGCGTGACCTACGCGGAAACCTACTTCCCGACGAGCTCGGCCAGCGTTCTGGGCCGGGCGGCGCCGGGCGCGGTCCCCACCGGCAACCAGCGGCTGCCCGGTTCGCGGCTATCGCTGGCCCCGCTCTGGTCGGCCTCCCTGGCGGCCACCTACGAGCGGCCGATCAGCGCCAACCTGCTCGCCCGCTTTGCGGTCAACGCGAAGTACGTCTCGTCCTACAACACCGGCTCCAACCTGGATCCGGTGAAGAATCAGTCCGGCTTCACCCTGGTGAACGCCCGGGTCGGGATCGCCTCGGCAGACAAGAAGTGGCAACTCGAGCTCTGGGGCCAGAACCTGTTCGACAAGGTCTACTACCAGGTGGCCTTCGACGCGGTGGCGCAGACGGGCTCGTACGACGCCTTCATGGGCATGCCGCGCACCTATGGCGTGACGCTGAGGTACAGCTACTAG
- the cpdR gene encoding cell cycle two-component system response regulator CpdR, giving the protein MPRILLAEDDDSLRGFLARALERAGYDVTACADGDEAAAVLDQDWDLLLTDIVMPGLDGIEVARQAAARHPGLRIMFITGFAAVALAAGEAAPPGAKVLSKPIHLREIVNEVDRMIAA; this is encoded by the coding sequence ATGCCCCGCATCCTCCTCGCCGAAGACGACGATTCGCTGCGAGGCTTCCTGGCCCGTGCGCTGGAGCGCGCCGGCTATGACGTCACCGCCTGCGCCGACGGCGACGAGGCCGCCGCGGTCCTCGACCAGGACTGGGACCTGCTGCTCACCGACATCGTCATGCCCGGCCTCGACGGGATCGAGGTGGCCCGCCAGGCGGCCGCGCGCCATCCAGGCCTGCGGATCATGTTCATCACCGGATTCGCCGCCGTGGCCCTGGCCGCCGGCGAGGCCGCGCCTCCCGGCGCCAAGGTGCTGTCCAAGCCGATCCACCTGCGCGAGATCGTCAACGAAGTGGATCGGATGATCGCAGCCTGA
- a CDS encoding MFS transporter, which translates to MASSAAVPTSGLPKRALAIIFGVSIATALGNTGLISVLPAIGRSLGIPDEMVVAIFSLSALLWAFSSPFWAKASDRYGRKPLMMVGLSGFMISMIACGSVVSAGLRHLAAPMVIFALFLLARAIFGLFGAASNPATQAYVADHTGPDQRTQSMASLAGAFGLGTVLGPFLAPLFIFPGVGLAGPLFSFAVIAGGMLFVVWRFLPESASRPDPALARAAAAKGGPKPQPMWRDSRVIPFLIYGFIVASCQTAQQQTLGFLIIDTLHLSPLDAQRPIAIAMMFGAVAGLLAQWGVIRMFEMTPRQLLRWGVAVAAVGNLMVAFAPDYSVVVAGYAMASLGFGFARPGFTAGSSLAVAAVDQARVAGAIAAVNGVNVVLAPLFMRLYKHVHAGPFLLNATLMLGLLVYAFRSNALRNADPLPATRADTAIATLERSDEGGV; encoded by the coding sequence ATGGCCAGTTCCGCAGCCGTCCCGACCAGCGGCCTTCCCAAGCGCGCGCTCGCGATCATCTTCGGCGTCTCGATCGCCACCGCGCTCGGCAACACCGGGCTGATCTCCGTCCTGCCCGCCATTGGCCGCTCCCTGGGCATTCCGGACGAGATGGTGGTCGCGATCTTCTCGCTCTCGGCGCTGCTGTGGGCCTTCTCCTCGCCGTTCTGGGCGAAGGCCTCGGACCGCTACGGCCGCAAGCCGCTGATGATGGTCGGGCTCTCGGGCTTCATGATCTCGATGATCGCCTGCGGCTCGGTGGTCAGCGCGGGCCTGCGCCATCTGGCTGCGCCGATGGTGATCTTCGCCCTGTTCCTGCTGGCGCGGGCGATCTTCGGCCTGTTCGGCGCGGCCTCGAACCCGGCGACCCAGGCCTATGTGGCCGACCACACCGGGCCCGACCAGAGGACCCAGTCGATGGCCAGCCTGGCCGGCGCCTTCGGTCTCGGAACGGTGCTGGGGCCGTTCCTCGCGCCGTTGTTCATCTTCCCCGGCGTCGGCCTGGCGGGACCGCTGTTCAGCTTCGCGGTGATCGCCGGGGGCATGCTGTTCGTGGTCTGGCGCTTCCTGCCGGAGAGCGCCTCGCGGCCGGACCCGGCGCTGGCCCGCGCCGCCGCCGCGAAGGGCGGTCCGAAGCCGCAGCCGATGTGGCGCGACTCGCGGGTGATCCCGTTCCTGATCTACGGCTTCATCGTCGCCAGCTGCCAGACGGCCCAGCAGCAGACGCTGGGCTTCCTGATCATCGACACCCTCCACCTGTCGCCGCTCGACGCCCAGCGGCCGATCGCCATCGCCATGATGTTCGGCGCCGTGGCCGGCCTGCTCGCCCAGTGGGGCGTGATCCGGATGTTCGAGATGACGCCGCGCCAGCTGCTGCGCTGGGGCGTGGCGGTGGCGGCGGTCGGCAACCTGATGGTGGCCTTCGCCCCCGACTATTCGGTGGTGGTGGCCGGCTACGCCATGGCCAGCCTGGGCTTCGGCTTCGCGCGGCCGGGGTTCACCGCCGGCTCGTCGCTGGCGGTGGCGGCCGTCGACCAGGCGCGGGTGGCCGGCGCCATCGCGGCGGTGAACGGCGTCAACGTGGTGCTCGCGCCGCTGTTCATGCGCCTCTACAAGCACGTCCACGCCGGGCCGTTCCTGCTGAACGCCACGCTGATGCTGGGCCTGCTGGTCTACGCCTTCCGCAGCAACGCGCTGCGCAACGCCGACCCGCTGCCGGCCACGCGGGCTGACACCGCCATCGCCACGCTGGAGCGCAGCGACGAAGGCGGTGTCTAG
- a CDS encoding VOC family protein: MSIRTVDHINIASQKLRETRDFFVEVLGLTEGERPNFPFEGHWLYAGGRAVVHLQQADGPVAGTDATALNHFAFEISDFEAMVARLEQHGVAYRAVTVPGTAIRQAFLQDPNGVRVELNYRPSR; encoded by the coding sequence ATGTCCATCCGCACCGTCGACCACATCAACATCGCCAGCCAGAAGCTGCGGGAGACCCGCGACTTCTTCGTCGAGGTGCTGGGGCTGACCGAGGGCGAGCGGCCGAATTTCCCGTTCGAGGGTCACTGGCTCTACGCCGGCGGGCGCGCCGTCGTGCACCTGCAGCAGGCCGACGGGCCGGTGGCCGGGACCGACGCCACCGCGCTGAACCACTTCGCGTTCGAGATCTCCGACTTCGAGGCCATGGTCGCGCGTCTGGAGCAGCACGGGGTGGCCTACCGCGCGGTGACGGTGCCCGGCACCGCGATCCGCCAGGCCTTCCTGCAGGACCCCAACGGCGTGCGCGTGGAGCTGAACTACCGCCCTAGTCGGTGA
- the motA gene encoding flagellar motor stator protein MotA has product MFQIIGLVLLFGLVFGSFIISGGNIGVILHALPHEMMAIGGAGVASFLIANSMPVIKASGGGLSKVFSGPKWKPTDYRDLLALLFLLTKTMKSKGVIALESHIENPTESTIFSRFPRIMKDHFAVDFICDTLRMMTMNLEDPHQVEDAMEKQLEKHHHEALAPGHALQSLADALPALGIVAAVLGVIKTMGAITEPPEILGEMIGSALVGTFLGVFLAYGMVGPMATRMMAVVEEEGSFYRIIQSVLVAHLHGNAAQISVEIGRGSVPSGAQPSFLELEEALSAIPNEG; this is encoded by the coding sequence ATGTTCCAGATTATCGGTCTCGTGCTGCTGTTCGGCCTGGTGTTCGGCAGCTTCATCATCTCCGGCGGCAATATCGGGGTGATCCTGCACGCCCTGCCGCACGAGATGATGGCCATCGGCGGCGCCGGCGTCGCCAGCTTCCTGATCGCCAACTCCATGCCGGTGATCAAGGCCAGCGGCGGCGGCCTCTCGAAGGTGTTCTCGGGGCCGAAGTGGAAGCCCACCGACTACCGCGACCTGCTGGCGCTGCTCTTCCTGCTCACCAAGACCATGAAGTCCAAGGGCGTGATCGCCCTGGAAAGCCACATCGAGAACCCCACCGAGAGCACGATCTTCTCGCGCTTCCCGCGGATCATGAAGGACCACTTCGCCGTGGACTTTATCTGCGACACCCTGCGCATGATGACCATGAACCTGGAGGATCCGCACCAGGTCGAGGACGCCATGGAGAAGCAGCTCGAGAAGCACCACCATGAGGCGCTGGCGCCCGGCCACGCCCTGCAGAGCCTGGCCGACGCCCTGCCGGCGCTGGGCATCGTGGCCGCCGTACTCGGGGTCATCAAGACCATGGGCGCGATCACCGAACCGCCGGAGATCCTCGGCGAGATGATCGGCTCGGCCCTGGTCGGCACCTTCCTGGGCGTCTTCCTGGCCTACGGCATGGTCGGGCCGATGGCGACGCGGATGATGGCGGTGGTCGAGGAGGAAGGCTCCTTCTACCGGATCATCCAGTCGGTGCTGGTCGCCCACCTGCACGGCAACGCCGCGCAGATCTCCGTCGAGATCGGCCGCGGCAGCGTGCCCTCCGGCGCCCAGCCCAGCTTCCTGGAGCTGGAAGAAGCGCTTTCGGCCATCCCCAACGAGGGCTGA
- the purU gene encoding formyltetrahydrofolate deformylase, translated as MILTLACPDRTGIVARVSTLLFERGANILDAQQYDDEETGRFFMRVVFDPREGDLDALRAAFAELAAPLAMDWSLRDSKTRRRVMILASQTDHCLADLIWRWRQGELPMDISAVVSNHPESTFPHTDLKGIAFHHLPVSAQTKPAQEAALWRLIEETRTDLVVLARYMQVLSDDLSTKLAGRCINIHHSFLPGFKGARPYHQAHARGVKVIGATAHFVTPDLDEGPIIEQDVERISHRDRPRDLVRKGRDIERRVLARAVRWTLEDRVLLNGRKTVVFTD; from the coding sequence ATGATCCTCACTCTCGCCTGCCCGGACCGCACCGGCATCGTCGCCCGCGTCTCGACCCTGCTGTTCGAGCGCGGCGCCAACATCCTCGACGCGCAGCAATACGACGACGAGGAGACCGGCCGCTTCTTCATGCGGGTGGTGTTCGACCCCCGCGAGGGCGACCTGGACGCCCTGCGCGCCGCCTTCGCCGAGCTGGCCGCGCCGCTGGCCATGGACTGGAGCCTGCGGGATTCGAAGACGCGGCGGCGGGTGATGATCCTGGCCTCCCAGACCGACCACTGCCTGGCCGACCTGATCTGGCGCTGGCGGCAGGGCGAGCTGCCGATGGACATCTCGGCGGTGGTCTCCAACCACCCGGAGAGCACCTTCCCGCACACCGACCTGAAGGGCATCGCCTTCCATCACCTGCCGGTGAGCGCGCAGACCAAGCCGGCGCAGGAAGCTGCGCTCTGGCGCCTCATCGAGGAGACGCGCACCGACCTGGTGGTCCTCGCCCGCTACATGCAGGTGCTGTCCGACGACCTCTCCACCAAGCTGGCGGGGCGCTGCATCAACATCCACCATTCCTTCCTGCCGGGATTCAAGGGCGCGCGGCCCTACCACCAGGCGCATGCGCGCGGGGTGAAGGTGATCGGCGCCACCGCCCACTTCGTCACCCCCGACCTCGACGAGGGGCCGATCATCGAGCAGGACGTGGAGCGCATCAGCCACCGCGACCGGCCGCGCGACCTGGTCCGCAAGGGCCGCGACATCGAACGCCGCGTGCTCGCCCGCGCGGTGCGCTGGACGCTGGAGGACCGGGTGCTGCTGAACGGCCGCAAGACCGTGGTCTTCACCGACTAG
- a CDS encoding DUF6491 family protein: protein MNIKIALAALLAAAASGALALGPGAAQAKPAQPHRDCFWSRSVNSFAAPNEKVVNLRVGVHDVYQAELFGSCPDIDWNQSIALVSRGSSFICSGLDAEIVTHSTIGPQRCPVRNIRKLSAAEVAALPRNAKP from the coding sequence ATGAACATCAAGATCGCCCTGGCCGCGCTTCTGGCGGCGGCCGCTTCCGGCGCCCTCGCGCTGGGGCCGGGCGCCGCCCAGGCCAAGCCGGCGCAGCCGCACCGCGACTGCTTCTGGTCGCGCAGCGTCAACAGCTTCGCAGCCCCCAACGAGAAGGTCGTCAACCTCCGCGTGGGCGTCCACGACGTCTACCAGGCGGAGCTGTTCGGCTCCTGCCCGGACATCGACTGGAACCAGAGCATCGCCCTGGTCTCGCGCGGCTCGTCGTTCATCTGCTCGGGCCTGGACGCCGAAATCGTGACCCATTCGACGATCGGCCCGCAGCGATGCCCGGTGCGCAACATCCGCAAGCTCTCGGCCGCCGAGGTCGCCGCCCTGCCGAGGAACGCCAAGCCTTGA
- the mnmD gene encoding tRNA (5-methylaminomethyl-2-thiouridine)(34)-methyltransferase MnmD produces MSDAPPVTADSPLAWSEDGQPRSRLYGDVYFSAVDGLAEARAVFLQGCGLPDAWQGRRRFVVGELGFGTGLNILALLDLWRRHRPAGGRLHIFSVEAHPISAAEAARALAHWPELADLAGLLAQRWPGRARGVHRLELPELDAILDVAVLEVEAALEGWSGQADAWFLDGFAPALNPAMWRDEVLALVAARSAPGARAATFTVAGQVRRGLAAAGFQVDKRPGFGRKRERLEARLPGSPAAETAARRVAIVGAGIAGAAAARAVRALGGEPRVFDLEGPGAGASGNPAALVTPRLDAGLGPPAQLFAQAFARAVDLYEQEPDAVLARGVMQLVGAPRDCDRFARIAASDLFEPGALAMLPSAAVTASLGETAPEALAQTTALTVEPQPLLAAWAGEVRRARVAAIVRDGAVFRLTAADGAEIASADAVILAAGMGCLALAADLPLRPVRGQASWAQGVASPPAAAWGGYMLPTREGVLFGATHDRDDMGVEVRAGDHARNLETLRAVLPGLADRLAAAPLAGRASTRATTPDRLPIAGPAPGAPQGLFLLTGFGSRGFSLAPLLAEHVAALAMGAPSPLPGPLAALVEPERFHRRSLARGRS; encoded by the coding sequence ATGAGCGACGCGCCCCCGGTCACCGCGGACAGTCCCCTCGCCTGGAGCGAGGATGGCCAGCCGCGCTCGCGGCTCTATGGCGACGTCTACTTCTCCGCCGTCGACGGCCTGGCCGAGGCGCGGGCGGTGTTCCTGCAGGGCTGCGGCCTGCCCGACGCCTGGCAGGGCCGCCGCCGGTTCGTGGTCGGCGAGCTGGGATTCGGCACCGGCCTGAACATCCTGGCCCTGCTCGACCTCTGGCGCCGCCACCGGCCCGCGGGCGGCCGCCTGCACATCTTCTCCGTCGAAGCCCATCCCATCTCCGCGGCCGAGGCGGCGCGCGCCCTGGCGCACTGGCCGGAGCTCGCCGACCTCGCCGGCCTGCTGGCGCAGCGCTGGCCGGGCCGCGCCCGTGGCGTCCATCGGCTGGAGCTGCCGGAGCTCGACGCCATCCTCGACGTCGCCGTGCTCGAGGTCGAGGCCGCCCTCGAGGGCTGGTCGGGCCAGGCGGACGCCTGGTTCCTCGACGGCTTCGCCCCGGCGCTCAATCCGGCCATGTGGCGCGATGAGGTGCTGGCCCTGGTCGCCGCGCGCTCGGCCCCCGGCGCGCGGGCGGCGACCTTCACCGTGGCCGGGCAGGTGCGGCGGGGCCTCGCCGCCGCCGGCTTCCAGGTGGACAAGCGACCGGGCTTCGGTCGCAAGCGCGAGCGGCTGGAGGCGAGACTCCCGGGTTCGCCCGCCGCGGAGACGGCCGCGCGCCGGGTGGCGATCGTCGGCGCCGGGATCGCCGGCGCCGCCGCGGCCCGCGCCGTTCGCGCCCTCGGCGGCGAGCCGAGGGTGTTCGACCTCGAGGGTCCCGGCGCCGGGGCCTCGGGCAACCCGGCCGCCCTGGTGACGCCGCGCCTGGACGCCGGCCTCGGCCCGCCCGCGCAGCTGTTCGCCCAGGCCTTCGCCCGCGCCGTCGACCTCTACGAACAAGAGCCCGACGCCGTCCTGGCGCGCGGGGTGATGCAGCTGGTCGGGGCCCCGCGCGATTGCGATCGCTTCGCCCGCATCGCCGCCTCCGACCTGTTCGAGCCGGGCGCGCTGGCGATGTTGCCGTCGGCGGCGGTCACCGCCAGCCTGGGCGAGACCGCGCCGGAGGCGCTGGCCCAGACCACCGCCCTGACGGTCGAGCCGCAGCCGCTGCTCGCCGCCTGGGCCGGTGAGGTGCGTCGGGCGCGCGTCGCGGCGATCGTGCGGGACGGCGCGGTCTTCCGGCTGACCGCGGCGGACGGCGCGGAGATCGCCTCGGCCGATGCGGTGATCCTGGCGGCCGGCATGGGCTGCCTGGCGCTCGCCGCGGACCTGCCCCTGCGGCCGGTGCGCGGCCAGGCGAGCTGGGCGCAGGGCGTCGCCAGCCCGCCGGCCGCGGCCTGGGGCGGCTACATGCTGCCCACCCGCGAGGGCGTGCTGTTCGGCGCGACCCACGACCGCGACGACATGGGCGTGGAGGTGCGGGCCGGCGACCACGCCCGCAACCTCGAGACGCTGCGCGCGGTGCTGCCCGGCCTGGCGGACCGGTTGGCCGCAGCGCCGCTCGCCGGCCGGGCCTCGACGCGGGCCACCACCCCGGACCGCCTGCCGATCGCCGGCCCGGCGCCCGGCGCCCCGCAGGGCCTGTTCCTGCTCACCGGATTCGGGTCGCGCGGCTTCTCCCTGGCGCCCCTGCTGGCCGAGCACGTGGCGGCGCTGGCGATGGGCGCGCCGTCGCCGCTGCCGGGGCCGCTGGCGGCGCTGGTGGAGCCCGAACGCTTCCACCGCCGCAGCCTTGCGCGCGGGCGTTCCTGA